GCTTCGCGACTGGTATTGATGCCCAGGATCCTCGGCATTGACTTCGGCCAGCGGCGAATCGGCCTGGCCATCAGCGACCCCAGCGCTACCATTGCCCAGCCGCTGCCCACGCTCCTGCGGCGGCGCGGCAAGCGGGCGCCGGTGGGCGCGGTGGCAAGGCTGGTGGAGGAGCGGCAGGCGCAGGAGATCGTCATTGGCCTGCCGCTCACGCCGCAAGGCGAACAGAGCCCGTGGACGCTCGAGGTGCT
This Gemmatimonadota bacterium DNA region includes the following protein-coding sequences:
- the ruvX gene encoding Holliday junction resolvase RuvX, which gives rise to MPRILGIDFGQRRIGLAISDPSATIAQPLPTLLRRRGKRAPVGAVARLVEERQAQEIVIGLPLTPQGEQSPWTLEVLEFGQKLAQRTGFPVHYVDERMTSARAQRAVRSLGLRRGQRREKGRVDAAAAVLILQAHLDRRTRG